The genomic interval AAGCTCGTCTCGAGCTCGGTGGTGGCGAGGTGGATCGGCGCTGCGGCTTGCAGCGACTGTGGCGACGTCGGGGGTCCTCACGGGGGCGAAGCAAGTGCTGGCAGGCTGGAGGGTGACTGCCTAGGTCCTTGCGACGTTGATAGGCAGGGCGGTGCAGGCCACGGGGAGCTGGAGGTCAACGATCGGCGCGAGGCAAGGGGTCGGGGAACGAGAAGCTTGCGGGGTCGCCTACGGGGGAGCTCGCGTGGTCGTAGAGCGAGGTGGTGAGGACCACGTTGCTCCGGCTGAGGAGATCGTCGGTGATGCGAGGGGGAGGTGAGATTGAGGGAAAGAGAGAGTGAGGTTTCGgggtgggagagagagagaagccgagagagaagaaagagaagaggggAGGCGGCgaaacaaagagagagagaagggtttccaataatggaaaccctaatctgaaaatgtctatttatactcgtttcaaaaatcggaaactaacttccgacgttaataacttttacgtacgtcgtccgattagaacacgtcacatactctcgaactcgtatcgacgagctctacaactttcgtgaaggaagttttcgcaaccgatcgacggaataaaagtcgatatatacgttgcggaaacgtaacgtttttcgaattaaacgttccgataacgtatccgttactcgtttcataatgtcgtaaccaatcacctccattctaatttaaatttcacaattttatagaattcaaatccactcaaatgttgtttaaaaattagggttattacagtctcagtaaataataattaccgtatTACCCTTCCAATATTACTTTTTTACCTTTAGTAAacgtaatttaaatttacaattattgttcgtaaataaaatttacatttaccgtacgtaaataaaatttacatttatatttaccgtacgtaaaaataaattacaaatttacccttctcggaatcactgttcacgccgccgcacgtggggcacacgcgccgacaccgatcacggcgcgtatcacgccaccgccgagcccattctcttctccttcctcccctcttccttcccacggcaTCACACCGTGCCTAGGCACCACCATGCGTTTACACgagccgcctaaggcggcggcatctcCTCCAAAACCCTCATCCTCCAATCTCTTCCAAAACGCAACCAATCAACCAGAAATCAACAATCAAGCATCACAACAAACTAATCatgctaaccctcacctcaatcaagCTTGGAGACCACCGGAGTTTGGCTTTGACACGGCGGAGGAAACGCAGCAAATTGGAGAtgttggtggagctccggcgcgGCGCGAGAGGGCGCGTCCTTCTTGGGGTTGCCTGCGAGGGGTGGTGCGGTGCCtcctaggccggcggtgaggaccacGTCTCCCTGAGATGGGAGATCGATGGTGAAGCCAAGAGGGAAGAGGAAAGGATCGgatgagagggagagaagggaggcgcggggtgaATGAAGGAAgtgggtttctgaaaatggaaaccctacttcacaaagtttccttttatacccccctctaaaatcggaaactaacttccgtcgttaataacttttacgtacgacgtccgattcgaacgcgtcacatactcacgaactcgtatcgacgagctctacaactttcgtgaagaaagttttcgcaaacgatTGACGGAagaaaagtcgatatatacgttgcggaaatgtaacgtttttctaattaaacgttccgagatcATTTCCGTTTCTTGTTTTATAACGTCGCtaccaatcacattcattctaattaaaattcgcAATTtcatagaatccaaatcaaattaatattgtttgaaattttagggttattacaagacTTGAGAGAGGAGATGAAATTGAACAAGCCCTGGTGGAAGCAATCAAAGATTTCGATAATTGTTTTCTCAGAAAATTATGCCTCCTCCAGGTGGTGCTTGGATGAACTTGTGCACATACTGAAATGCAAGCAAAGATACGGACGGATTGTTTTGCCTGTATTTTATGAGGTAGATCCATCACATGTACGGAAACAAGAGGGGAGTTATGGACGAGCATTTGGAAGtcataaaaaagaaagacGTTTCAAGGACAAATTGCTCATTTGGAGGGATGCTCTATCAACTGCAGCTGATCTATCTGGCTTCGACTCCAAAAATTATAGGTACGTAAGTGTTCCTCTTGTATTAGCTTGTACTTTTGTTAAGTATGATTCAAATTACACATTACCTGGTATCCACTAGTTTTTATGTATATCTGCTAGGACCGAGACTGAATTAGTTGAGACAATTGTCAATGATATCTTGGCGAAATCGAAGTGTAACTTGTCAACTATTGTGACGGGCCTGGTTGGGGGTGAGAGTCAGATTCAACAAATTGAATGTTGTTATGCGTTGAAGCACAAGATGTTGAATGCTGCCCGGTAGGTATATGGGGTATGGGTGGTATTGGTAAGACCACCCTTGCTGATGCTGTGTTTCACCGATCCTCTTCTAAATTCAATGCTTGTAAATTTCTATCTAATGTCAGGGAGGAGTCACAGAAACGAGGGATACTTCGTCCGTGTAATGAACTCTTTCAGAAGTTGTTAAGAGGACGAAAGTGTAAGTATTGACTCTCCATCTATACTGTCAGATGTCTTAGACAGCTTGTCTCGTACAAAGGTCCTCTTGGTTCTTGATGATGTGAATGAGTCAGAACAATTAGAATGTTTACTTGAAGAAGTTGTGTTCGGCTGGGGGAGTAGAGTCATTATAACCTCCAGAGATAGGTGTCCATTGAGAGGAAGAGTGGATGGTGATCATATATACAAGGTGAGTGAATTAAACGATGCAGATGCTCGGGACCTCTTTCAGTTGAAAGCTTCCAAAGTTGCTGGTTCCAAAATATATGATTCAGACTTGTTGAACGAAGTAGTAACTTATGCTGAAGGCATCCCATTAGTTTTTACAGTTTTGGGTTCCTTATTTCGTAGCTGCAATAGCGAAAAAGACTTCGAGGATAAGCTAAAAACTTTGAAAGAGTTTCCTGACAAAAAAATCCAAAGTGTGTTGAGAGTGAGTTATAATGGATTACAGGAACGTGAGAAAGGGATATTTCTTGATATCGAATGTTTTTACAAAGGGAAGAAGATGTCTGATGTTGAAGGGCTGATAGAAATGCATGGCTTCAGTGCACCACGTCAGGGAATAATAGTTCTGGTCGATATGTCCCTCATATCAATTTCAACAAGTGATCACCTAGAGATGCATGATTTGGTGCAAGAAATGGGTATGTCAATTGTTCGTGAACAATGTGCCTCTGATCCGGGAAGACGCAGTAGGGTGTGTAGTGTTGAGGATGCCTATAAAGTATTGCAACATAATACTGTAAGTGCCAAGCGCCTGTATTTATTGTCATTCTTTATGCTAATCGATCTTCTTCACAAACATGCTTCTAAAATCTTTTTTCGCCCGATGCTCAAAGTTATTTATATACATCCTAACATTGTTCCAACCTCTGTCAAAAttctaatataagtttttctttatttgtaaaaaaattGGTACCCATGCATGTAACTTTCCTTTATTcgttgttattattttatagGGAACTGCAGCAATTGAAGCCATGTTTGTTGACTCAATTAAGATTCGAGATACACAGTTGAGTCCTACGATCTTCATGAATATGCATAACTTACGGCTGTTGAAATTTGATGCGCGACCCATATTTATGTCTGGAAAATTTGATATCAAGTGCAAAGTGTACCTGCCTGATGGAGGTCTCAATACTCTTCCCGAAAGCATTGATATCTCTACTGGAAGAACGACCATTTTAAATCTTTGCCAGCGGAATTTGTTCCACATAACCTCATTGAGCTTCATATGTCCGGTAGTCTACTTGAGAAACTTTGGAATGATGGCAAGGTACGCTCACCAAACCCTTCTTGAATAACTACTGTAATGAGAATTTTTCATGTTAAGTTTCCTTCTATATATTCTATAATTTGTGAGAGGATCTCGGCAGCTTAAAAGTGATAAAGACTTTGTCAGGATCCAGATCTTTCTCACAGTCTAAATATTGAGGTGATCAATCTTAGTGTGTGTGTAAGCTTGGCTGAAGTTCCTTCATATCTTGAAACTCTCGCCAAGCTTACCTCCCTGGATCTGAGTGGGTGTGCAAATGTTACAACTTTTCCGGATAAGATGCCATGCAATATGAAATTCTTAAGTCTGTCTGGTTGCGGGCACCTGACTAAAGTTCCAGATCTCTGTCATTGTGCAAATATCGAGAATATAGATCTCATTGGTACAAACATCGAAAATTCTTCCACTCACCGTGTGAACGACTGGGGTGACATGGCATTATTATATCCACATATTTGAGTCAATATTGAATTTTGCTAACTCTAATATCATTTCCCCGTGAAcattttgttaaaataaaaaaataaaaaacagtaacttctataaagaaaaaaaatcgaaGGACGCTCCTTTGTTTTCAGCTTTCTGGTTTTTCTCTCCCTCACCagtgatctctctctctctctctctctcaaacccATAAAGCCGGCGAAACTTTTCTCTCTGCCGCACCGCCAACCCACCAAATTGTCTGTTCCTTTTCCTCTTCTTTACAAAAGCCAAAAGCATCCAATTGCATGTTGGATTTAAGCTCGTATTCCACGAAATCGGTGAGGAGGCAGTTTGTGTTCTTGAACTTCACCGGCGAGAATCGAAGTCTTGGCAAGCTCTCCTCTTTGATTTTGGTAAATCTATTTATATCCTAAGTCTGCTCACATTGAACCGTAATATaacattttcttctctcttgtcCATTCTCTGCACCGACTGCACGTCGTCGACCATGTTTATCTCTTCTCACCATGTTTTGAATGGTTCAACCGTTTAACAACATCTTAATTAAATTTTGTTCAACTTagagaaataaaaattcaagtcgaaaatgaaacaaaaatttGAATAGAAGCTTCTTAATGAAAAAGGAAAGGAATATGAGTTTGCTGGGTTTAGAAAGATGGAGACGAACATGGACCACTAAGACTCAGTATATGATAATTGGTAATTCTATTTTTactgtttatttttttggagCAGGCTAAGTGGATAACAACGCGTGCGGTTTATACTCCGTTAGTGAAACTGCAGGTGAAGGTCCACAAGGTGGATGGAAGAAACTCCGTAcaaacatatatgaaattcCTTTATATTTTCGACATCTTGACAAGCTTACATCCCTGGATCTGTCCAGGCAGTCCAGCTGTGATTTGCGGGAATTACCACTTAATTTGGAATACTACAATCTGCCAGATTGTCGTCTTCTTGATTGAATTGATAATAGTATCTACAAATTAAGTAGTCTTAATTTTTAATGTTCAATTCTGTGATGCATGGCCTACCTTCTAATATGGTTTATGCTCTTTGAGGGAACTTACCATCAGAGGAAGTGTACAAATTCCTGATGGTCTCATTTGCTTGTCCACATTGCACATTCTAAATTTAGAAGAGAACGATTGAGAGCGTATCGAAAGCATCAAAGATGTTTATGGCCTCGTATTCTGAAGTTAAGCAGATGCATCGAGCTTCAATCCATACCAGAGCTCCCAGCGCTACTAGCAATTTTGGAGGCAGATGGGTGCACGTCATTGCAGAGTGTGGCAAGTGCAACAACGGCCGTAGATCAATTCAGAGACCATTATTACCGCGAAGACCGTCTTATCTTCATCGATTGCGAAGATTTGAATGAGATTTCAAGAAGCAACATAATGGATGATGCACGGATTAGAATTATGCGAATGGCATCATCGGGATTTCATAAGAAAGATGTACGTTTCTGTTTCTcgcacacacatatatatacactcaCTTTTTATAATTCTTAATCTGACTTCTCCTGCGTATACAGCTCGATTGTCGATACGGACCATTACCCCCGAGGAGGATACGGTTAGAGTCATCTACCCGGGAAATGAAATTCCGGAATGGTTTAACTATAGGGCGGAGGGTTGTTCGGTagaatttgagttttcttCAGATCGGTTTCATATGACATACTGCTTGGGTTTGGCTCTATGCGTTGTGGTGGCAGTGGAACCGAATCGTCATTTGAGTTTAGTTATGAGTGGAATTATGTAACCAACTGTGGTGAATGGACTCAAGGCTatggaaactcatttggagaCACTGGCATCAAGAGGCTATACGCAGATGAGGAGAGTCAGGAAACAGATCATGTGTTATGGTCCTTTATCAAGGGAAATCATTCAAGTGCAGTAGCCAGTCCCGTTCCTTTCACAGAGTACGGTAAAGCGTCTTTTCACTTCCACTCCCAAGATGGCAAATTGAAGGCATGTGGTGTTCGCTTGTTGTGTGATGTCCCTTTGCAGGAGTTGGTAAGAACTCAGGACTCTTACACTTCTCGGGTATCTCTGTTCAGTACATGATATTGGTGGAACTAACTAGGCCATGTCCATTGACTAAATAACAATTATAACAATTAGGGTAGTGAAGTTTGCACACCAAAAATTACAATCCAGTGAATCCATACATCCATACCCCAATTtttacaaatgaaaagatatatatgTCCATATATGAACAatttgaagagaaaaaaaaacaatgatagttttgagttttgacattTCACTAGTAAAACTTATAGAGTTATGATGTGTGGATTGTAATTTGGGTGTGTAGTGTGGTAACAATTATTAATTGAAACTTTTGATTTTCATTAATTGATACTGATAGCTTACATAATTGTACTCACTGCTCAGGAAGGACCCCATGAAGAGAATGAAGAGGCTGGAtatgaagaggaggaagaccCCTTGGATTTTGAAGAAGCGCTGGACTTTATGATGGAATCTGATAATGAAACCCGGGACGGAATCACTTCTGATGATGACCCTAAGTCCCCAACCCATGAGCATTAACTTGGAACCACCCAGGGTTGATCTTATATTCACTGtctaattttctatttttcattACTCTATCGCTAAGGACGTTTTAGGACTAGTTTGAGATTACACctttaagatttttttttggtctgactTACGCCTTTAAGATACAACATCAGTTATTTGTGAAAGTAATCAGTTACTTGCGAATTTAAACAATTTCGTTTTTGGTAGATATTACTCTTGAAACTACAGTTAAgacataaaatattatttttctgtgaTTTAATTGACAACAACTTTTAAAATCAACACGTATTACATATGTTGTCAGTGATGAgtaacttgtaaaaaaaaaactgtttttatttgatttaccCAACacaataaaattcaaaaatttaaatggAAGCTTATTTATATGAAACTAGGCCATATAGCTTTTGGCACCTGAAGTAAATGTCTGCAGTACTGCCTCAGTAAAACAATCTAGGGTCTTTGGGACTCTTGGCTTTTAATTTATGAGAGTTTATTCAGAGTACTGAGgtgtatttgtacaaattaaaataaatagtagattttattaaatatttatttatttattattaaaaaaatatcaatagTGGAGACTTAGATGGTCCACTTACAACTTGATACATTGAataattttccttttatagtgtttcaaattacattttatgttCCCGCAATTGTCCTTCTATTGTTGCTGTACTTCATTTAAAATCTAGACTAAATGATCAATATATCTAAATGTAATTTCCAAACAGAATCGTGCTCTGCCACCCTTGTCTATGCTCGATCATTCACTATTCAGCTGGAAATACTTCCCAAGCCGCAAATGATGAACCCTCCTGGGTCTCATAATGTCATAAACTTGCGCAAATAAAATCGGGGAGCACTAGTGCTACACTGCTACCACAACCTACAACGACTTTAAAGAGTTCCTCGACTCATGTCCCCCCCCCTGCTAAAATCATTCCTTGTATTTGGACTTGCAATTAACTACCTATGAAAATAACCTGGCTGTTTTAAGTTACCAGTCTAAAACTTTAAATACAAGGCCTTTCTGAGTTTTCTCTATACTGGGTCGGGGCCACGGTCGGTTTAAATCGAGTGGGTTATGACCCGATCCACCTTCATCATCGGAGCCCCGCCAAATGCATCAAAAAGCACACCTttaaaatcaaaaccagaGAAAGGGAAAGTCACGACGGCGTCTATGATGGAGCGAAATCGAGGCACCACCGGAGAAACCCGTTCTCCCAATTTCTTCGACCGACAGCGCGATTAGACTTATCACTAAGGTATGCAATCAGAAACTAAGATACTCATAATTGTTGGATTTGTAGCACTTCCACTTAGCTCTGTTACCCTCGTATCTACATACAACTGAGTAATGTATGATCATTTCGGTGCATACATTTGTTTTTTACTGTAAAAGTGTGAAACTTGCCCAGTTGCCCTTGCATATTTTCAGATTCTTCATGTTTTATGATACTACTACATTTAGTCCAGATAACAGATGACTCATGTATTGGGTTTAAGTCTTATTTTAAAGATCTGCCGCGGTTTACCGATAAGTGATTTCCAAACGTCATGATGGCCTGGCGGGCTCTATGTTTATTGAGTTGGTAGATATTCTACTATGAATCAATTTGGGTCGTTCGTGGATAGCTAGTTCTTAAATGTCGGCAGCTAAATGATCCGAATGCAAATTAACTTGACGTGATTTTATCATTGTAAGTTTGTAACCGTCTCATTCTGTTATGTAGTTGTTTTTTCCAGCATGATATGTAAGTATCGCCATGATGAAGCTAGTTGATGAACTTTGTACTCTGCATATGTGCTTAGAATAAGTTGGAGACCCATTTGAGATTTACCAGTGGGCAAGTTGCTTTTTTAAGTTATTCATGGTTTGCCTCCATCCGTGATTTGTTTCTTCTGAGACAAAGTCTTGGTAGCTCTAAGATTAGTTGCAAGGGCAATCAGTAAATTAATGTTCTATCAATCTCCAACTTTGAATCATATTAGGAGACTGACTAATTGACTAGTAGCTGGTGAGAAGATGCCAAGATGttattaatataattatataaactaATGCAAGCAGCAGTTAAATTAAGGAAATGTCTTTTGTGATTGACGGCTTTGGTTACCACAAATAGATTTAAGATATCTTATTGGCTTAAAGTATTGGTTTAACATTGAATCGTTGCTAGATGGACTTGGCTGATATATAGAGAATTAAAGATAGACGCTTACATATGAAAAGAGCAATCTCATGGATTGCGAGACAGATGTAAATGATGCATGTTGAGCAGAAAAGATGTATATTGGGTTTAAGGAAATGGCTTCCCTGAATCTGCAAGTGACCTCTGATATACTTCCCTGGAAGTTCAATATCTTAGCTGGTTGCTTCCTGAGTCAGCAATAGATTTCTCTTCATAGCACTACTTATTTGTAACTTGCATGCTCTTCCTTATTGAATTTTCAAGAGGTAATTTAGATCAGAGTACCATCATGTAGTTCTGCcttgttttatttatattatctATCTATGTTATGTTCTAAGGTCAAAATATTATTAAGTCAATTATTGAATTGGAACACTAACTGAGGATTCTATATGAATATGGATTTGCAGGTTATTAATATGGCGTCCTCTTCTGCTGCTGCTGATGTTCTCCCTCGAAACAAGTATGATGTATTTCTTAGTTTTAGAGGTCCAGATACACGCCAGAAATTTACCAGTCATCTTTATGAGGCTTTAAAGCGGAAGAAAATTGATACCTACATTGATAATAGACTTGAAAGAGGGGAAGAAATTGCACACGCCCTGGTGGAAGCAATAGAGCAATCAAAGATTTCGATAATCGTTCTATCAGAAAACTACGCCTCTTCTACCTGGTGATTGGATGAACTTGTGCATATACTGAAATGCAAGCAAAGATACGGACATATTGTTATACCTGTATTTTATGAAATAGATCCATCACATGTACGAAAACAAGAGGGAAGCTATGCAGGTGCATTTGCAGCTCATGAAGTGAAAAACATGGACAAAGTGCTCAGTTGGAGGAAAGTTTTGTCAACTGTAGCTAATTTATCTGGGTTTCATTCAAAAAATACCAGGTAATAgactttgagtttgattttttattatcTTCTACTTTTGGTAATTTGAATGACCTCATACTAATCAAGTACATATTTCTGTTCTCCATGTGTTCTAGACCCGAGTCTGCATTGGTTGAGATAATTGTGAAAGAAGTTTCGAAGAAATTGAATTGTGACTCGCCAAATATTTCGAGAGGTCTATTTGGGATTGAAAGTCAGATCCAACAAATTGAACTGTTATTATCCGTTCAAGCACAAGATGTTCCGATACGCAGAGTAGGTATTTGGGGCATGGGTGGTATTGGAAAGACCACCCTTGCTAATGAGGTATTTCTCCGATTCTCTtctgattttgattcatgttcTTTCTTTGCAAATGTTAGGGAGGAGTCAGAGAAATATGGCATACATCATATGCGAAATAAACTTCTTTGTGAGTTATTAGAGGAGGAAAGCCTAAATATTGGCTCTCAATCTATAGGGGCACATATTTTAAGCAGGTTGTCCCGTACAAAGGTCCTCGTTGTTCTAGATGATGTGAATGATTCAAGCCAAATAGAAGCTTTACTTGGAGATCAGGTTGTGTTTGCATGGGGAAGTAGAATCATTATAACCTCTAGAGATAAGCGCCCGCTGATAGATACAGTTGAAGATGAACATTTATACCTGATGAAGGGGTTGGAGATTGATGATGCTCTTCAGCTTTTTCATTTGAAAGCTTCTAAAAATGACCTTTCTAGAACGACTTGTTTGGACTTGTCAAGAAGAGCAATAGAGATTGCTAAAGGTATACCATTATTTCTCACAGTTTTGAGTTCCTCATTTGGTGATTGCAAAACCAGAGAAGATTGGCAAGATGAATTGAACAGGTGGCAGAACTTTCCgaacaaaaaaattgaagataGGTTGAGACCAAGTTATAATGGATTACAAGAGGATGAGAAGGGAATATTCCTCGATATAGCATGTTTCTTCAAAGGGGAGAAGAGAGGGAAGACAGAAAGAATATTACAAATGCATGGGTTCTCTGCACGGAGGGGAATTCAGATTCTCATCAATAAGTCTCTTATAGCAATTGACATAGAGGATCACCTAGAGATGCATGATTTGCTGCAAGAAATGGGTCGGTCCATTGTTCGTGAACAATGCACTCATAACTCTGGGAAGCGCAGTAGGTTATGGGATGCCAAGGATGTCTATCAAGTATTGAAAAACAAGATGGTATGTGCCCATTTAATTCATTATCATTATATCCtttgtatatataaaattGTATCAAATTAACATATAGTCTAAGGATATTTATGTATTCTCACATGACTATGTTAGTTGATTTGCTTGATAATGTATAGTAGTAAGTTCTCATCAGTATTTATATACACATACATCTATATAGTTGATGTATCTCTAAActagtaaaacaaaaaaagtaaCTTTTACGAATCTATGTATAAGTGATATATATTTTAC from Argentina anserina chromosome 2, drPotAnse1.1, whole genome shotgun sequence carries:
- the LOC126782332 gene encoding disease resistance protein RPV1-like; its protein translation is MKLNKPWWKQSKISIIVFSENYASSRWCLDELVHILKCKQRYGRIVLPVFYEVDPSHVRKQEGSYGRAFGSHKKERRFKDKLLIWRDALSTAADLSGFDSKNYRTETELVETIVNDILAKSKCNLSTIVTGLVGGESQIQQIECCYALKHKMLNAAR
- the LOC126784206 gene encoding LOW QUALITY PROTEIN: disease resistance protein RPP2A-like (The sequence of the model RefSeq protein was modified relative to this genomic sequence to represent the inferred CDS: inserted 3 bases in 2 codons; substituted 1 base at 1 genomic stop codon); the protein is MGGIGKTTLADAVFHRSSSKFNACKFLSNVREESQKRGILRPYVLDSLSRTKVLLVLDDVNESEQLECLLEEVVFGWGSRVIITSRDRCPLRGRVDGDHIYKVSELNDADARDLFQLKASKVAGSKIYDSDLLNEVVTYAEGIPLVFTVLGSLFRSCNSEKDFEDKLKTLKEFPDKKIQSVLRVSYNGLQEREKGIFLDIECFYKGKKMSDVEGLIEMHGFSAPRQGIIVLVDMSLISISTSDHLEMHDLVQEMGMSIVREQCASDPGRRSRVCSVEDAYKVLQHNTGTAAIEAMFVDSIKIRDTQLSPTIFMNMHNLRLLKFDARPIFMSGKFDIKCKVYLPDGGLNTLPESIXYLYWKNDHFKSLPAEFVPHNLIELHMSGSLLEKLWNDGKDLGSLKVIXRLCQDPDLSHSLNIEVINLSVCVSLAEVPSYLETLAKLTSLDLSGCANVTTFPDKMPCNMKFLSLSGCGHLTKVPDLCHCANIENIDLIGTNIYEIPLYFRHLDKLTSLDLSRQSSCDLRELPLNLEYYNLPDCRLLDXIDNSIYKLSSLNF
- the LOC126782330 gene encoding uncharacterized protein LOC126782330, which produces MRCGGSGTESSFEFSYEWNYVTNCGEWTQGYGNSFGDTGIKRLYADEESQETDHVLWSFIKGNHSSAVASPVPFTEYGKASFHFHSQDGKLKACGVRLLCDVPLQELEGPHEENEEAGYEEEEDPLDFEEALDFMMESDNETRDGITSDDDPKSPTHEH